In the Deferrivibrio essentukiensis genome, one interval contains:
- a CDS encoding KdsC family phosphatase, whose protein sequence is MIKLLVLDVDGVLTDGKIIYNESGAETKNFHVRDGLGIKMAQKAGIVIAIISGRKSKVTELRANELEIKHIFTGVDNKLACLKQLCEELKINLTDEVAFIGDDINDLSILKECAFSGTVDDAPEYVKENVHFISKFSGGNGAVRDFIEAILMRNGQWENIFKSYLA, encoded by the coding sequence ATGATTAAGCTGTTGGTGTTAGATGTTGATGGTGTATTAACTGATGGAAAGATTATTTATAATGAGAGTGGAGCTGAAACAAAAAATTTTCACGTAAGGGATGGCCTTGGGATTAAAATGGCTCAAAAGGCCGGTATTGTTATAGCAATTATTTCGGGAAGAAAATCAAAAGTAACTGAGCTTCGAGCAAATGAATTAGAGATCAAGCATATTTTTACAGGGGTGGATAATAAACTTGCTTGCCTTAAGCAATTATGTGAGGAATTAAAAATTAATTTAACGGATGAAGTAGCATTTATAGGTGATGACATTAACGACTTAAGTATCTTAAAAGAATGTGCATTTTCAGGTACAGTTGATGATGCACCGGAGTATGTTAAAGAAAATGTTCACTTTATTTCAAAATTTAGTGGTGGAAATGGTGCTGTCAGGGATTTTATTGAAGCGATTTTAATGAGAAATGGGCAGTGGGAAAATATATTCAAATCTTATTTGGCTTAA
- a CDS encoding KpsF/GutQ family sugar-phosphate isomerase has translation MEIIESVKKTLKVEADSIYDVYNRVGKEYEVAVDLMLNCKGKVVVTGMGKSGQVGKKIAATLSSTGTPAVFLHPAEGVHGDLGIIRSEDVVVAISNSGETEEIIALLPVIRRFGVKIISIVGRLNSTLAERSDCVIDASVQKEACPLNLAPTASTTVALAIGDALAVALLERKGFKEEDFAVFHPSGSLGKKLLTRVEDLYHKGDLVPIVEIGTKVADAVYIISSKGFGCAAIVDKNKIVVGIITDGDLRRGMQKYTDVFERKVEELGSNSPKLITKNELAAKALKIMEENSITSLLIVDENKKIDGIIHLHDLLRAKIV, from the coding sequence TTGGAAATCATCGAGTCTGTAAAGAAAACATTAAAAGTTGAGGCTGACTCTATTTACGATGTTTATAATAGGGTTGGTAAGGAATATGAAGTTGCTGTTGATTTGATGTTAAACTGTAAAGGTAAAGTAGTTGTGACAGGTATGGGGAAATCAGGGCAGGTAGGCAAAAAAATCGCTGCTACACTTTCCTCTACCGGCACGCCTGCTGTTTTTTTACACCCTGCAGAAGGTGTCCATGGTGACCTTGGAATTATACGCTCGGAAGATGTTGTGGTGGCTATTTCAAATAGCGGAGAAACGGAGGAGATTATTGCACTTTTACCGGTTATTAGAAGGTTTGGCGTGAAGATTATTTCAATTGTTGGGAGATTAAACTCTACTCTTGCCGAAAGGAGTGATTGCGTAATTGATGCAAGTGTCCAAAAAGAGGCTTGCCCTTTGAATCTTGCTCCTACCGCAAGCACTACAGTTGCTCTTGCAATAGGGGATGCTTTGGCTGTAGCCCTTCTTGAAAGAAAAGGGTTTAAAGAAGAGGATTTTGCTGTTTTTCACCCATCAGGCTCTTTGGGGAAAAAACTTTTAACAAGGGTAGAAGACCTTTATCATAAAGGTGACCTTGTGCCTATAGTCGAAATAGGGACAAAGGTTGCCGATGCTGTGTATATTATTAGTAGTAAAGGGTTTGGCTGTGCTGCCATCGTAGATAAAAATAAAATCGTTGTGGGGATTATTACTGACGGTGACTTAAGGCGTGGTATGCAAAAATATACAGATGTATTTGAAAGAAAAGTTGAAGAGCTTGGCTCTAACTCCCCTAAATTGATCACCAAAAATGAGCTTGCTGCCAAAGCATTGAAGATAATGGAAGAAAATTCTATTACCTCTTTATTGATTGTGGATGAAAATAAAAAAATTGATGGAATAATTCACTTGCATGACTTGTTAAGGGCAAAAATAGTATGA
- the kdsA gene encoding 3-deoxy-8-phosphooctulonate synthase, protein MILLAGPCVLESEEIVFNTCEFLSRIAKARGYDFYFKSSYDKANRSSVKSYRGPGIKAGVEFLKKVKEKYKVKIVTDIHTPTEAFIAGEVADMIQIPAFLCRQTDMLKAAAETGRIVNVKKGQFLAPWDMKNVVEKLRYYNAKDIILTERGTTFGYNNLVIDFRSFKIMKELGVKVVFDATHSVQLPGGAGESSSGQREFVPYLSRAAAAFGVDGFFMEVHPKPETALCDGPNMIDFKTTENILDDIDAIGSLNWKSSSL, encoded by the coding sequence GTGATTTTGCTTGCCGGTCCGTGTGTCCTTGAAAGTGAGGAAATAGTATTTAATACGTGTGAATTTTTGTCGAGAATTGCAAAAGCAAGAGGCTATGACTTTTACTTTAAGTCTTCCTATGATAAGGCAAATAGAAGTTCCGTAAAATCTTATCGAGGCCCAGGCATCAAGGCTGGTGTGGAATTTCTAAAGAAGGTAAAAGAAAAGTATAAAGTTAAAATAGTCACTGATATACATACCCCAACTGAAGCTTTTATAGCCGGTGAAGTGGCAGATATGATTCAAATCCCTGCATTTTTATGCAGGCAGACTGATATGCTTAAGGCAGCTGCTGAAACAGGTAGAATTGTTAATGTAAAAAAAGGGCAGTTTCTTGCTCCTTGGGATATGAAAAATGTTGTTGAAAAATTAAGATATTATAATGCAAAAGATATCATACTTACTGAAAGGGGTACCACTTTTGGTTATAACAATCTTGTTATAGACTTTAGATCATTTAAGATTATGAAAGAGTTAGGTGTTAAAGTGGTTTTTGATGCTACTCACTCTGTTCAGTTACCCGGCGGGGCGGGAGAATCTTCGTCTGGCCAGAGGGAGTTTGTCCCTTATCTTTCAAGAGCTGCTGCAGCTTTTGGTGTAGATGGGTTTTTTATGGAAGTTCACCCAAAGCCTGAGACTGCGCTTTGTGACGGACCAAACATGATTGATTTTAAGACCACTGAAAATATTTTGGATGATATAGATGCGATAGGGAGCTTAAATTGGAAATCATCGAGTCTGTAA
- a CDS encoding CTP synthase, which yields MAKFIFVTGGVLSSLGKGITAASIGTLLEARGYKVIIKKFDPYLNLDPGTMSPFQHGEVYVTDDGAETDLDLGHYERFLNSSTTRDCNVTAGKIYYKVLEKERKGDYLGGTVQVIPHITDEVKNSIYSLSEEYDIVIVEIGGTVGDIESLPFLEAIRQIRFDLDENDVLYLHVTLVPYIKSAGELKTKPTQHSVKELREIGIQPDMLVCRSEYPLDDSIRKKIGLFCNVSKNAVINAIDASTIYQVPLLMNKEGAGRFILNKLGLEERELDLSVWEEIVYRIKNPEDTVTIGVVGKYVGLKDAYISLTESLIHGGIDNKVKVNIKWIDAEDLETQNPDKFLDDVDGILVPGGFGERGVEGKIRAVNFARNKDIPFFGICLGMQCAVIEFARNVLKYDDAHSTEFNPKTEHPVIDYMEEQKKIKKLGGTMRLGAYECKLTEGTRAYSAYKEETIFERHRHRLEFNNKFRDELVKAGLIISGVNPERDLVEIIELKSHRWFVGCQFHPEFKSKPTKPHPLFSGFINAAYKFSQDKSSIQESEK from the coding sequence ATGGCTAAATTTATATTTGTTACAGGCGGGGTTTTATCCTCATTGGGAAAAGGTATTACAGCTGCATCAATAGGAACATTGCTTGAAGCAAGAGGCTACAAAGTTATAATCAAAAAATTTGATCCGTATCTAAACCTTGATCCTGGTACGATGAGCCCCTTTCAGCACGGAGAGGTATATGTTACTGATGATGGTGCAGAAACCGACCTTGACCTTGGTCACTATGAAAGATTTCTAAATTCGAGTACTACCAGAGATTGTAATGTTACAGCTGGGAAAATATACTACAAGGTCTTGGAAAAGGAGAGGAAAGGGGATTATCTCGGTGGAACGGTTCAGGTAATTCCTCATATAACCGATGAGGTAAAAAACAGCATATACAGTCTTTCAGAAGAATATGACATTGTTATTGTGGAAATAGGTGGTACTGTAGGTGATATTGAGAGCTTACCTTTCTTGGAAGCTATCAGACAGATTAGGTTTGATCTGGACGAAAACGACGTATTGTATCTTCATGTTACCCTTGTCCCATACATTAAGAGTGCAGGGGAGCTTAAAACAAAGCCTACTCAACATTCTGTAAAAGAGTTAAGAGAGATAGGTATTCAGCCGGACATGCTTGTTTGCAGGTCAGAGTATCCACTTGATGATAGTATTAGGAAAAAAATAGGCTTGTTTTGCAACGTATCAAAAAATGCAGTTATAAATGCTATAGATGCTTCGACAATATATCAAGTACCGCTATTGATGAACAAAGAAGGTGCAGGCAGATTTATTCTAAACAAACTTGGTTTAGAAGAGAGAGAGCTTGATTTGTCTGTGTGGGAAGAGATTGTTTACAGGATTAAAAACCCTGAAGACACGGTAACTATCGGTGTGGTTGGAAAATATGTAGGTTTAAAAGATGCTTATATTAGTTTGACGGAATCATTAATTCATGGTGGAATAGATAATAAAGTAAAAGTTAATATTAAATGGATTGATGCTGAAGATTTGGAAACACAAAATCCTGATAAGTTTTTGGATGATGTCGACGGTATTTTGGTGCCGGGTGGATTTGGTGAGAGAGGTGTTGAAGGTAAAATTAGAGCTGTTAATTTTGCAAGAAACAAAGATATCCCATTTTTTGGTATCTGCCTCGGTATGCAGTGTGCAGTGATTGAGTTTGCAAGGAATGTTTTGAAATATGATGATGCACACAGTACAGAGTTTAACCCTAAGACCGAGCATCCGGTTATAGATTATATGGAAGAGCAGAAAAAGATTAAAAAGCTTGGCGGTACAATGAGGTTGGGTGCCTATGAATGTAAGTTGACTGAGGGTACAAGAGCTTACAGTGCATATAAAGAGGAGACAATTTTTGAAAGGCACAGACATAGACTGGAGTTTAATAACAAATTTAGAGATGAGTTGGTTAAAGCCGGTTTAATCATTTCGGGGGTTAATCCAGAAAGAGACTTGGTTGAAATTATAGAGCTTAAGTCTCACAGGTGGTTTGTCGGTTGTCAGTTTCACCCTGAATTTAAGTCAAAGCCTACAAAACCACACCCACTTTTTAGCGGATTTATAAATGCTGCTTACAAGTTTAGTCAGGATAAAAGTAGTATTCAGGAGAGTGAAAAGTGA
- the kdsB gene encoding 3-deoxy-manno-octulosonate cytidylyltransferase: MSAVIIPARFASERLPGKPLKKIDGIPMIVRVATECMKSKADRVIVVTDSKEILEVCEKVEGLEVTMSSPDIKSGTDRVAKAAKYLNDEIIINVQGDEPFIPYELINTLIDDLQSNKDVLMNTACTKIDGLEAENPNVVKVVFDEEMNAIYFSRAKIPYNRDKKACDYYKHIGIYGFKRGFLLKYVDMPQTRLENIEKLEQLRALENGFKIKVLQTNYKPISVDTEDDLRLAEEYIKNKNK, translated from the coding sequence ATGAGTGCAGTTATTATCCCCGCAAGATTTGCTTCTGAAAGGCTGCCGGGAAAGCCTTTAAAGAAGATTGATGGTATTCCTATGATAGTGAGGGTTGCCACCGAATGTATGAAGAGTAAGGCAGATAGGGTCATAGTAGTTACTGATAGCAAAGAAATTCTTGAAGTATGTGAAAAAGTTGAAGGTTTAGAAGTTACGATGAGTAGTCCGGATATAAAATCAGGAACTGACAGGGTGGCAAAAGCTGCAAAGTATTTAAATGATGAAATAATTATTAATGTTCAGGGGGATGAGCCATTTATACCGTATGAACTTATTAACACCCTTATTGATGATTTACAGTCCAATAAAGATGTATTAATGAATACAGCTTGTACAAAAATTGATGGTTTAGAGGCTGAGAATCCCAATGTAGTAAAGGTAGTGTTTGATGAAGAGATGAATGCGATATATTTTTCCAGGGCAAAAATCCCTTACAATAGAGATAAAAAGGCATGTGATTACTATAAACATATTGGCATTTACGGTTTTAAAAGGGGGTTTTTACTTAAATATGTTGATATGCCGCAGACAAGGTTGGAAAATATTGAAAAATTAGAGCAGTTAAGGGCACTTGAAAACGGTTTTAAGATAAAAGTATTGCAAACAAATTATAAACCGATTTCTGTTGATACGGAAGACGACCTTAGGTTGGCTGAAGAGTATATAAAAAATAAAAATAAATAA
- the acpS gene encoding holo-ACP synthase: MLGCDIIELSRIRKSYETYGDKFVRRILSKEELEIFLKRSNKVEFLAGRFSAKEAISKALKTGIRGNLSFGGISILPDEFGALKIYINGELKENIQVSISHCKEYAMSVSMIKNV, translated from the coding sequence ATGTTAGGCTGCGATATAATAGAGCTAAGCAGAATCAGGAAAAGTTATGAAACTTATGGAGATAAGTTTGTCAGGCGGATACTTTCCAAAGAAGAGCTTGAAATTTTTTTAAAAAGAAGTAATAAGGTTGAGTTTTTGGCCGGGAGATTTTCAGCTAAGGAAGCCATTTCAAAAGCTCTTAAAACGGGCATTAGAGGTAATCTATCTTTTGGAGGTATTTCTATTTTGCCTGATGAGTTTGGTGCTTTAAAGATTTATATAAACGGCGAGCTTAAGGAAAATATACAAGTGAGTATATCACACTGTAAAGAATACGCTATGTCAGTTAGTATGATAAAAAATGTTTAA
- a CDS encoding pyridoxine 5'-phosphate synthase, with the protein MVKLGVNIDHVATVRQARRINEPDPVYAVTLAELGGADGITIHLREDRRHIQDRDVYLIKEVAKTRLNLEMACVNEIIEVALDVKPDMCTLVPEKREEVTTEGGLDVIQNFDLVASTVKRLSEAGIEVSIFIDPDTKQIDKAFETGAKVIELHTGRYADTKGEEQKMELKRLKVAAAHAIDKGFKVSAGHGLNYINVRDIVKIPMLYEVNIGHSIIGRSIFVGLKEAVSQMKSIINSTLKC; encoded by the coding sequence TTGGTTAAGCTTGGAGTTAATATTGATCATGTAGCTACTGTTAGACAAGCAAGGAGAATCAATGAGCCTGATCCTGTTTATGCGGTAACGTTGGCTGAGCTTGGCGGAGCTGATGGTATTACAATTCATTTGAGGGAAGACAGACGTCATATTCAAGATAGGGATGTCTATCTTATTAAGGAAGTTGCAAAGACAAGGCTTAATCTTGAAATGGCTTGTGTAAATGAAATTATTGAAGTTGCTCTTGATGTCAAACCTGACATGTGTACACTTGTCCCTGAAAAAAGGGAAGAGGTGACTACTGAAGGTGGGCTTGATGTGATTCAAAATTTTGATTTAGTTGCTTCTACAGTAAAAAGATTATCAGAAGCAGGTATTGAGGTAAGTATTTTTATTGACCCTGATACAAAACAGATAGACAAAGCTTTTGAAACAGGGGCAAAGGTTATTGAGCTGCATACCGGTAGATATGCCGATACAAAGGGTGAAGAGCAGAAAATGGAGCTTAAACGTTTGAAGGTTGCAGCTGCACATGCCATAGATAAAGGGTTTAAAGTTAGTGCAGGTCATGGTTTAAATTATATCAATGTGAGAGATATTGTTAAAATTCCTATGCTTTATGAAGTCAATATCGGGCATTCTATAATAGGCAGAAGTATTTTTGTAGGTCTAAAAGAGGCTGTCAGCCAAATGAAAAGTATTATAAATAGCACGTTAAAATGTTAG
- the glmM gene encoding phosphoglucosamine mutase translates to MRKYFGTDGVRGKANVFPMTAEFALKLGMAAAKVFKNGSKKHKIVIGKDTRISGYMFENAIVSGICSMGVDAIIVGVLPTPAIAFITRSLRADAGVVISASHNPYYDNGIKFFSSEGYKLPDDLEFKLEQLLDENLECASSEDVGKAYRIETAIGRYVEYAKASFDKRYDLKGLKIVLDCANGAAYKVAPMAISELGADVVVINDRPSGKNINENCGAVYPEQLCQTVKDVKADVGISFDGDADRVIFCDENGELVDGDFILGICAKDMKAEGILNKNTLVATVMSNIGFENSLKREGINVLRSQVGDRYVLEDMIKGGYNLGGEQSGHIIFSDYNTTGDGLISALQLLKILVKTGKPLSELKSFISLYPQVLKNVEVPYKRPLNEMTKTVQKIRSIEEKLEGQGRIFVRYSGTENKLRVMAEGEDEKIITAYCDEVIQIALDEINKNDK, encoded by the coding sequence ATGAGAAAGTATTTTGGAACTGATGGTGTAAGAGGAAAAGCTAACGTTTTTCCAATGACTGCTGAATTTGCATTAAAGCTTGGGATGGCAGCGGCAAAAGTATTTAAAAATGGCAGTAAAAAACATAAAATCGTCATCGGTAAAGATACAAGAATATCAGGGTATATGTTTGAAAATGCAATAGTGTCGGGTATTTGTTCAATGGGTGTGGATGCAATAATTGTCGGTGTTTTACCTACCCCGGCAATTGCATTTATTACAAGAAGCTTAAGAGCGGATGCCGGTGTAGTGATATCTGCTTCTCACAATCCGTATTATGATAACGGGATAAAATTTTTCTCATCAGAAGGATATAAGCTTCCAGATGATTTGGAATTTAAATTAGAGCAGCTTTTGGATGAGAATCTTGAATGTGCAAGTTCTGAGGATGTGGGGAAAGCTTACAGAATAGAAACCGCTATTGGCAGGTATGTGGAATATGCCAAAGCATCGTTTGATAAAAGATATGATTTGAAAGGCCTGAAAATTGTACTTGATTGTGCAAATGGAGCTGCTTATAAGGTTGCTCCAATGGCAATCAGTGAATTGGGGGCGGATGTTGTAGTTATAAATGACAGACCAAGCGGTAAGAATATTAACGAAAATTGTGGTGCTGTTTACCCTGAGCAGCTTTGTCAGACAGTTAAAGATGTGAAAGCGGATGTGGGTATATCTTTTGACGGAGATGCGGATAGAGTAATTTTTTGCGATGAAAATGGCGAACTTGTTGATGGAGATTTTATTCTTGGTATTTGTGCAAAGGATATGAAAGCTGAAGGAATTCTTAATAAAAACACTTTGGTTGCAACGGTAATGAGTAATATCGGTTTTGAAAACTCCCTTAAAAGAGAAGGGATTAATGTATTAAGAAGTCAGGTAGGGGATAGATATGTTCTGGAGGACATGATTAAAGGTGGTTATAATTTAGGTGGTGAACAATCGGGGCATATTATTTTCTCAGATTATAATACTACTGGGGATGGTCTGATAAGTGCTTTGCAGTTATTAAAAATTTTGGTTAAAACAGGTAAACCTTTAAGTGAACTGAAATCGTTTATATCTTTATACCCACAGGTATTAAAAAATGTTGAGGTACCGTATAAAAGACCTTTGAATGAAATGACAAAAACGGTGCAAAAAATTAGATCCATTGAAGAAAAATTGGAAGGGCAGGGTCGCATATTTGTAAGATATTCAGGGACTGAGAATAAACTCAGAGTCATGGCTGAAGGTGAAGATGAAAAAATAATAACAGCTTATTGTGACGAAGTTATACAGATTGCTTTAGATGAAATTAATAAGAATGATAAATAA
- a CDS encoding CdaR family protein, which produces MTNNLLLKITSVILAIGLWFFIATSDYTEVSFTVPIKIENLDSSLVAINKTGLVNVVLRGPNFSLKNMSYNDIKISIDASNFNVGEIKYRIKLSEVKVPAGIIVVEIVPSEAVFLVDEVITKSVKVNPTFIGEPLKGYKVSSVNMIPDSVKLQGAKRILSKLDFVDTLPINLSSRYETLIYSVGLKLPDGVSVVENTQIDAIVKFSEDIVEYSFNDFVINFRGANPDFKYEIIDKEINVKLKGRSDRLNSDNAKKLLELYVDVSKVDKPGKYLLKVDKLLKDDIEVVSINPDKVRVKVDR; this is translated from the coding sequence GTGACTAATAATCTTTTACTTAAAATTACAAGTGTTATTTTGGCTATCGGTCTATGGTTTTTTATAGCCACTTCAGATTATACGGAGGTAAGTTTTACTGTACCTATAAAGATAGAAAATCTTGACAGTAGCCTGGTAGCCATAAATAAAACAGGTCTTGTAAATGTTGTTTTAAGGGGGCCTAACTTTTCACTTAAGAATATGTCATACAACGATATAAAAATAAGTATTGATGCGTCAAACTTCAATGTGGGTGAGATAAAATACAGAATAAAGCTTAGCGAAGTCAAAGTGCCGGCTGGGATAATTGTTGTAGAAATTGTGCCTTCTGAAGCCGTTTTCTTGGTAGACGAAGTAATTACCAAGAGTGTAAAAGTTAACCCTACTTTTATAGGTGAGCCTTTAAAAGGGTACAAGGTGTCGAGTGTTAATATGATTCCTGACTCAGTTAAATTGCAGGGTGCTAAGAGAATATTATCGAAACTTGATTTTGTTGACACACTGCCCATTAATTTGTCTTCAAGATATGAGACTTTAATTTATAGTGTCGGATTGAAGTTGCCTGACGGTGTTAGTGTCGTTGAAAATACGCAGATTGATGCGATAGTAAAGTTTTCCGAAGATATTGTGGAATATAGTTTCAATGATTTTGTTATAAATTTCAGAGGAGCTAATCCTGACTTTAAGTATGAAATTATTGACAAGGAGATAAATGTAAAACTTAAAGGCAGATCTGACAGACTAAATTCAGACAATGCAAAAAAACTTTTAGAGCTATATGTGGATGTTTCTAAGGTAGATAAGCCGGGGAAATATCTTTTAAAGGTAGATAAGCTTTTAAAAGATGACATAGAGGTAGTATCTATTAATCCTGATAAAGTAAGAGTAAAGGTGGATAGATGA
- the cdaA gene encoding diadenylate cyclase CdaA translates to MVEILKSFSIVDVIDIAIISFIIYKALILIKGTRAFNMIFGIVVIIILSLISKYVGLKTTSWVMSNLSGYLFLTIIVLFQPEIRRALAFIGDTKVFGTGVVSYEKIIDEITKAATILANRQIGALIVLENETKLEHYIQAGTLIDSLVTKDLLVSIFIPYSPLHDGAVIISEGKLKFAGSILPLTKKENIDKKFGTRHRAALGITEETDAICIVVSEERGTISLTYKGKISSELDAELLKSSLFDIVNMYKSNSKKGKVSD, encoded by the coding sequence TGTTGATGTTATAGATATCGCAATAATCAGCTTTATTATTTATAAAGCTCTTATCCTCATTAAAGGGACGAGAGCCTTCAACATGATATTCGGGATTGTTGTAATAATCATTTTATCACTTATTTCAAAATATGTGGGACTAAAGACAACCAGCTGGGTAATGAGCAATCTTTCTGGTTACCTGTTTTTGACGATTATTGTGCTGTTTCAACCTGAAATAAGAAGAGCTTTGGCATTTATAGGCGATACAAAGGTTTTTGGTACAGGTGTGGTAAGTTATGAAAAAATTATTGATGAAATTACAAAAGCAGCAACCATACTTGCAAACAGGCAGATAGGTGCTTTAATTGTTTTGGAAAATGAGACAAAGCTGGAGCACTACATTCAGGCAGGTACGCTTATAGATTCTTTGGTTACAAAGGATTTGCTTGTGAGCATATTTATTCCGTATTCTCCGCTGCATGATGGTGCCGTTATTATCTCGGAAGGGAAGCTAAAATTTGCTGGTTCCATTTTACCTTTAACCAAGAAAGAGAATATTGATAAAAAGTTTGGTACAAGACACAGGGCAGCCCTTGGCATTACCGAGGAAACCGATGCTATATGTATTGTGGTCAGTGAAGAAAGAGGTACTATTTCATTGACTTACAAGGGTAAAATTTCAAGTGAGCTTGATGCAGAATTGCTGAAATCTTCATTATTTGATATTGTAAATATGTATAAAAGTAATAGTAAAAAAGGGAAAGTAAGTGACTAA